In Candidatus Methylomirabilis tolerans, a single genomic region encodes these proteins:
- a CDS encoding type II toxin-antitoxin system HicB family antitoxin yields MIDLPYSLTIEATEEPDYFGFFSPDLEGFTGIGHSIEDCVYKAKWGMKEHVELLQERGLPVPPKVKDPKIIVQNEAKLAA; encoded by the coding sequence ATGATTGATCTGCCCTATTCTTTGACCATCGAGGCAACGGAGGAACCCGATTATTTTGGGTTTTTTTCTCCTGACCTGGAAGGATTTACGGGGATTGGCCACTCCATCGAGGACTGCGTGTATAAGGCAAAATGGGGAATGAAGGAACACGTAGAACTGCTCCAAGAACGAGGTTTGCCCGTGCCTCCGAAAGTGAAAGATCCCAAAATCATCGTACAGAACGAAGCCAAGTTGGCTGCATAG